One genomic region from Streptomyces sp. Li-HN-5-11 encodes:
- a CDS encoding SsgA family sporulation/cell division regulator produces MSVVEQYARAHIVTDDDIQDEHGAVPVVLRYDPLDDPRAVRIGLPGRPEWTFSRSLLEQGLRAPAGSGDVRVWPCGRVQAVVEFHSPHGVSVVQFETKTLLRFLRRTYMAAATATAVAHR; encoded by the coding sequence ATGTCCGTAGTCGAGCAGTACGCACGAGCTCACATAGTCACCGACGACGACATCCAGGACGAGCACGGTGCCGTCCCGGTCGTTCTGCGGTACGACCCCCTAGACGACCCGCGCGCGGTGCGGATCGGCCTGCCCGGCCGCCCCGAGTGGACCTTCTCGCGGTCGCTGCTGGAACAGGGGCTGCGCGCCCCGGCCGGCAGCGGTGACGTGCGGGTGTGGCCGTGCGGCCGGGTGCAGGCCGTGGTCGAGTTCCACTCCCCGCACGGTGTCTCGGTGGTCCAGTTCGAGACCAAGACGCTGCTGCGCTTCCTGCGGCGGACCTACATGGCCGCGGCGACGGCGACGGCCGTGGCCCACCGGTGA
- a CDS encoding energy-coupling factor ABC transporter permease produces the protein MHVPDGFIDAPTSAVTGFVAAGALAVSLRGARRELDERTAPLAGLVAAFVFAVQMLNFPVAAGTSGHLLGGALAAILVGPFTGVLCVSVVLLMQGILFADGGLTALGVNITDMAIVTTVVSYAVFRGLVKVLPRRRRSVTVASFTAALVSVPAAAVAFTLIYAVGGTTDVAIGKVATAMIGVHVLIGVGEAAITALTVGAVIAVRPDLVYGARGLQQRLKLRVNGDLVDAQAPETPAPAAARASRRTLWIGGLVTSLVLAGFVSFYASAAPDGLEKVAHDQGIDTKEQRHASSGSPLADYGVRNVSDARLSGGLAGVIGVGATVVAGSTVFWVVRRRRTAAGTSESSASSASRAA, from the coding sequence GTGCATGTGCCTGACGGATTCATCGACGCCCCCACCTCCGCCGTCACCGGATTCGTCGCCGCCGGCGCGCTCGCCGTGAGCCTGCGTGGTGCGCGCCGGGAACTCGACGAGCGCACAGCGCCGCTGGCCGGCCTGGTCGCGGCGTTCGTCTTCGCCGTGCAGATGCTCAACTTCCCCGTCGCCGCCGGCACCAGCGGCCACCTCCTCGGCGGGGCGCTCGCCGCGATCCTGGTCGGCCCCTTCACCGGAGTGCTGTGCGTCTCGGTCGTCCTGCTGATGCAGGGCATCCTCTTCGCCGACGGCGGCCTGACCGCGCTCGGCGTCAACATCACCGACATGGCGATCGTCACGACGGTCGTGTCGTACGCCGTCTTCCGGGGCCTGGTGAAGGTGCTCCCACGCCGGCGCCGCTCGGTCACCGTGGCCTCCTTCACCGCCGCGCTCGTCTCCGTCCCCGCCGCCGCCGTCGCCTTCACGCTGATCTACGCGGTCGGCGGCACCACCGACGTCGCCATCGGCAAGGTCGCCACCGCCATGATCGGCGTGCACGTGCTCATCGGCGTCGGCGAGGCCGCGATCACCGCGCTGACCGTCGGCGCCGTCATCGCCGTACGCCCTGACCTCGTGTACGGCGCGCGAGGCCTGCAGCAGCGCCTGAAGCTGCGCGTGAACGGCGATCTGGTCGACGCCCAGGCGCCCGAGACCCCGGCCCCCGCCGCCGCCCGCGCCTCGCGGCGCACCCTGTGGATCGGCGGCCTGGTCACCTCCCTCGTGCTGGCCGGGTTCGTCAGCTTCTACGCCTCCGCCGCCCCCGACGGCCTGGAGAAGGTCGCCCACGACCAGGGCATCGACACGAAGGAACAGCGGCACGCCTCCTCCGGCTCCCCGCTCGCCGACTACGGCGTCAGGAACGTCTCCGACGCGCGGCTGTCCGGCGGTCTCGCGGGCGTGATCGGCGTGGGGGCCACCGTGGTCGCGGGCTCCACGGTCTTCTGGGTGGTCCGCAGGCGCCGTACGGCCGCCGGAACCTCGGAGTCCTCCGCGTCCTCCGCGTCCCGGGCCGCCTGA
- a CDS encoding ABC transporter ATP-binding protein, whose protein sequence is MGPVTVPSLEVSGLAFAYPDGHQALFGVDFSIARGERVALLGPNGAGKTTLVLHLNGILGGGAGEVKVAGLPVGRAHMAEVRRKVGIVFQDPDDQLFMPTVREDVAFGPAAAGLKGAELEDRVERALAQVGMSEFTSRPPHHLSFGQRRRVAVATVLAMEPEILVLDEPSSNLDPASRRELADILRSLDVTVLMVTHDLPYALELCPRSLVLSDGVIAADGPTGELLCDDALMRAHRLELPFGFDPRSVTMGA, encoded by the coding sequence ATGGGTCCTGTGACTGTGCCTTCTCTCGAGGTCTCCGGCCTCGCCTTCGCCTACCCCGACGGCCACCAGGCCCTGTTCGGCGTGGACTTCTCGATCGCGCGCGGCGAACGGGTCGCGCTGCTCGGCCCGAACGGCGCCGGCAAGACGACCCTCGTACTGCACCTGAACGGCATCCTGGGCGGCGGCGCGGGCGAGGTGAAGGTCGCGGGGCTCCCGGTCGGCAGGGCGCACATGGCCGAGGTCCGGCGCAAGGTCGGCATCGTCTTCCAGGACCCGGACGACCAGTTGTTCATGCCGACGGTCCGCGAGGACGTGGCGTTCGGCCCGGCGGCGGCCGGCCTGAAGGGCGCGGAGCTGGAGGACCGGGTGGAGCGGGCGCTGGCCCAGGTGGGCATGTCGGAGTTCACCTCCCGTCCGCCGCACCACCTCTCCTTCGGCCAGCGCCGCCGGGTCGCGGTGGCGACGGTCCTCGCCATGGAGCCGGAGATCCTGGTCCTGGACGAGCCGTCCTCCAACCTCGATCCGGCCTCCCGCCGTGAACTGGCCGACATCCTGCGGTCGTTGGACGTGACGGTGCTCATGGTCACCCACGACCTGCCCTACGCGCTGGAGCTGTGCCCGCGCTCGCTGGTCCTGAGCGACGGCGTGATCGCCGCGGACGGCCCCACCGGCGAACTGCTCTGCGACGACGCGCTGATGCGCGCCCACCGCCTGGAGCTGCCCTTCGGCTTCGATCCGCGGTCCGTGACAATGGGCGCGTGA
- the rsmI gene encoding 16S rRNA (cytidine(1402)-2'-O)-methyltransferase: MTGTLVLAGTPIGDVQDAPPRLAAELAGADVVAAEDTRRLRRLTQALGVTPRGRVVSYFEGNESARTPELVEELLGGARVLLVTDAGMPSVSDPGYRLVAAAVAKDVRVTAVPGPSAVLTALALSGLPVDRFCFEGFLPRKAGERRSRLREVADERRTLVYFEAPHRLDDTLAAMAEVFGPERRAAVCRELTKTYEEVRRGGLGELAAWAAEGVRGEITVVVEGAPERGPEEVGAEELVRRVRVREEAGERRKEAIAAVAAEAGVPKREVFDAVVAAKRAEA, translated from the coding sequence GTGACTGGAACCCTTGTTTTGGCGGGCACTCCCATCGGCGACGTCCAGGACGCACCGCCCCGGCTCGCCGCGGAGCTCGCCGGTGCCGACGTGGTCGCCGCCGAGGACACCCGGCGGCTGCGCCGGCTGACGCAGGCGCTGGGCGTCACCCCCAGGGGACGCGTCGTGTCGTACTTCGAGGGCAACGAGTCCGCCCGCACGCCGGAGCTGGTGGAGGAGTTGCTGGGCGGCGCGAGGGTGCTGCTGGTGACGGACGCGGGCATGCCGTCGGTGTCCGATCCGGGCTACCGGCTGGTGGCGGCGGCCGTGGCGAAGGACGTGCGGGTGACGGCCGTGCCCGGGCCGTCCGCCGTGCTCACCGCGCTCGCCCTGTCCGGGCTGCCGGTCGACCGGTTCTGCTTCGAGGGGTTCCTGCCGCGCAAGGCCGGTGAGCGGCGCTCGCGGCTGCGGGAGGTCGCGGACGAGCGGCGCACGCTGGTCTACTTCGAGGCCCCGCACCGCCTGGACGACACGCTCGCGGCGATGGCCGAGGTGTTCGGGCCCGAGCGGCGGGCCGCCGTGTGCCGGGAGCTGACGAAGACGTACGAGGAGGTACGGCGCGGGGGACTCGGGGAGCTGGCCGCGTGGGCCGCCGAGGGGGTGCGCGGCGAGATCACGGTGGTGGTCGAGGGCGCGCCCGAGAGGGGACCCGAGGAGGTCGGCGCCGAGGAGCTGGTGCGGCGCGTGCGGGTGCGCGAGGAGGCCGGGGAACGGCGCAAGGAGGCCATCGCGGCGGTCGCCGCGGAGGCCGGGGTGCCGAAACGGGAGGTGTTCGACGCGGTCGTCGCCGCGAAGCGCGCCGAGGCGTGA
- the cbiQ gene encoding cobalt ECF transporter T component CbiQ — protein MGADGSTSRAFSSGGAHRLYRHGHSPVHALPPHTKLAAAFAFVVVVVSTPREAMWAFGLYAVLLAAVASAARVPAGFLLRRLLIEVPFVAFALLMPFVAEGERVDVLGLPLSVGGLWGAWNVLAKGTLGVAASVLLAATTELRELLLGLQRLRLPSLLVQIASFMIRYGDVITDEMRRMRIARESRGFEARGVRHWGVLAKSAGALFIRSYERGERVHLAMVSRGYAGAMPVIDEVTASRAQWSYALALPGAALVVRLLGWVL, from the coding sequence ATGGGAGCTGATGGGAGCACCTCCCGCGCGTTCAGCAGTGGGGGAGCGCACCGGCTGTACCGGCACGGCCACTCCCCCGTGCACGCCCTGCCGCCGCACACCAAGCTCGCCGCGGCCTTCGCCTTCGTCGTGGTCGTGGTGTCGACCCCGCGGGAGGCGATGTGGGCGTTCGGGCTGTACGCCGTCCTGCTCGCGGCGGTGGCGTCCGCGGCCCGCGTGCCCGCCGGTTTCCTGCTCCGGCGGCTGCTGATCGAGGTTCCCTTCGTCGCGTTCGCGCTGCTCATGCCGTTCGTGGCCGAGGGTGAGCGGGTGGACGTGCTCGGGCTGCCGCTGAGCGTGGGCGGCCTGTGGGGCGCCTGGAACGTGCTCGCCAAGGGCACGCTGGGCGTGGCGGCGTCCGTCCTGCTGGCGGCCACGACCGAACTGCGCGAACTGCTGCTGGGCCTGCAGCGGTTGAGGCTCCCGTCGCTGCTCGTGCAGATCGCGTCCTTCATGATCCGCTACGGCGACGTCATCACGGACGAGATGCGGCGGATGCGGATCGCCCGGGAGTCGCGCGGCTTCGAGGCGCGGGGCGTACGGCACTGGGGCGTGCTCGCGAAGTCCGCGGGCGCGCTGTTCATCCGCTCCTACGAGCGCGGGGAGCGCGTCCATCTGGCCATGGTGAGCAGGGGGTATGCCGGTGCCATGCCCGTGATCGACGAGGTGACCGCGTCCCGGGCGCAGTGGTCGTACGCCCTCGCCCTGCCCGGCGCCGCTCTCGTCGTCCGTCTGCTGGGATGGGTCCTGTGA
- a CDS encoding organic hydroperoxide resistance protein gives MSEGAAVDTRPTKIMYVAEATAHGGRDGYVTSQDGHIDLRVAMPPQLGGDGNGTNPEQLFAAGYSSCFHNALILVGNRAGYDLAGSTVAAKVGIGPNKGKGYGLAVALSVSLPVLDPDIAAKLVDAAHEVCPYSNATRGNIDVTIVLG, from the coding sequence GTGAGTGAAGGCGCTGCCGTCGACACCCGTCCGACGAAGATCATGTACGTGGCCGAGGCCACCGCGCACGGCGGCCGGGACGGCTACGTCACCAGCCAGGACGGCCATATCGACCTCAGGGTCGCGATGCCGCCGCAGCTGGGCGGCGACGGCAACGGCACCAACCCGGAGCAGTTGTTCGCCGCCGGCTACAGCTCCTGCTTCCACAACGCGCTGATCCTGGTCGGCAACCGCGCGGGCTACGACCTGGCCGGCTCCACGGTCGCCGCCAAGGTCGGCATCGGCCCGAACAAGGGCAAGGGGTACGGCCTCGCCGTGGCCCTCAGCGTCTCCCTGCCGGTGCTCGACCCGGACATCGCGGCCAAGCTGGTCGACGCGGCCCACGAGGTGTGCCCGTACTCGAACGCGACGCGCGGCAACATCGACGTAACGATCGTGCTGGGGTAG
- a CDS encoding penicillin-binding transpeptidase domain-containing protein, with protein sequence MRKGVKAAIVSGVVVVMVGGAGYAAYNFVSALNDSSVSGVAPEKTGPPGSDEVKQASQKFFAAWEKGQAATAASFTNFPEAAQALLTAYGQEAHITGVKITPGAASGTIVPFSVKATVSYDGKSKPLAYRSRLSIVRGASTHRALVDWQPAVVYPELKKGDTLVTGESAAPPIVAVDRHGVVLTKDKYPSLGPVLDELRDKYGDKAGGTPSVELSIRHADTNAAETPLITLSQGRAGKLHTTLSASAQAAAEQAVQRFAESSVVAVKASTGEVLALANHRDDAFNAAFLGRLAPGSTMKIITAATLIDDGVTTASGPAPCTPDAMWEGQTFHNLQGMTPNEHATLSESFARSCNTAFIKFTDNLKPDSVTREAEDRFGLGQDNWKTGIPSFDGSVPAVSGPDMAAGLIGQGQVQMSPLNMASVTATAMTGVFRQPVLVPPTLDDRELARAKGLSASTVAQLRQMMNRTATSGTAAVAMSGLSGSIGAKTGSAEVDGQARSNSWFTGYRGDVAAAAMTQEGGHGGDAAGPIVAAVLRAGG encoded by the coding sequence ATGCGCAAGGGGGTCAAGGCCGCCATAGTCAGCGGCGTGGTCGTCGTCATGGTGGGCGGCGCCGGGTACGCCGCGTACAACTTCGTGTCGGCTCTGAACGACAGTTCGGTCTCCGGGGTGGCGCCCGAGAAGACCGGTCCGCCCGGCTCGGACGAGGTGAAGCAGGCGTCGCAGAAGTTCTTCGCCGCCTGGGAGAAGGGCCAGGCGGCGACGGCCGCGTCCTTCACCAACTTCCCCGAGGCGGCCCAGGCGCTGCTGACGGCCTACGGCCAGGAGGCGCACATCACCGGCGTGAAGATCACGCCGGGGGCCGCCTCCGGCACCATCGTGCCCTTCTCGGTCAAGGCCACCGTGTCCTACGACGGGAAGTCCAAGCCGCTCGCCTACCGCAGCCGGCTGAGCATCGTGCGCGGGGCGAGCACCCACCGGGCACTGGTCGACTGGCAGCCGGCGGTGGTGTATCCGGAGCTGAAGAAGGGCGACACGCTCGTCACCGGTGAGTCGGCCGCCCCGCCGATCGTGGCGGTCGACCGCCACGGCGTCGTGCTGACCAAGGACAAGTACCCCTCCCTCGGTCCCGTCCTGGACGAGTTGCGGGACAAGTACGGCGACAAGGCGGGCGGCACGCCCTCCGTCGAGCTGAGCATCCGTCACGCCGACACGAACGCCGCCGAGACCCCGCTCATCACGCTCTCCCAGGGCCGGGCGGGCAAGCTGCACACCACGCTGAGCGCGAGCGCGCAGGCGGCGGCGGAGCAGGCGGTGCAACGATTCGCCGAGTCGTCGGTCGTGGCGGTCAAGGCGTCCACCGGCGAGGTGCTGGCCCTCGCCAACCACCGCGACGACGCCTTCAACGCGGCGTTCCTGGGGCGGCTCGCCCCCGGTTCGACGATGAAGATCATCACTGCCGCCACCCTCATCGACGACGGGGTCACCACGGCCTCCGGACCCGCGCCCTGCACCCCGGACGCGATGTGGGAGGGGCAGACATTCCACAACCTCCAGGGCATGACGCCGAACGAGCACGCCACCCTCTCCGAGAGCTTCGCCCGGTCCTGCAACACGGCCTTCATCAAGTTCACCGACAACCTCAAGCCGGACTCCGTCACCAGGGAGGCGGAGGACCGCTTCGGCCTCGGGCAGGACAACTGGAAGACGGGCATTCCGTCCTTCGACGGCTCGGTGCCCGCCGTCAGCGGCCCGGACATGGCGGCCGGCCTGATCGGGCAGGGCCAGGTCCAGATGAGCCCGCTGAACATGGCGTCGGTGACGGCCACCGCCATGACGGGCGTGTTCCGGCAGCCTGTCCTCGTCCCGCCGACGCTCGACGACCGTGAACTGGCGCGGGCGAAGGGCCTGTCGGCGAGCACGGTCGCCCAGCTGCGGCAGATGATGAACCGCACCGCGACCAGCGGCACCGCGGCCGTCGCGATGTCCGGGCTGAGCGGCAGCATCGGCGCGAAGACCGGCTCCGCCGAGGTCGACGGGCAGGCCAGGTCCAACAGCTGGTTCACCGGCTACCGGGGCGACGTGGCGGCCGCGGCCATGACCCAGGAGGGCGGGCACGGCGGGGACGCGGCGGGCCCGATCGTGGCGGCGGTGCTGCGCGCCGGCGGCTGA
- a CDS encoding MarR family transcriptional regulator, protein MTNQETEGSLLLDDQLCFALYAAQRAVMSAYRPLLDELGLTYPQYLVLLVLWERGETPVKELAAALRLDYGTVSPLLKRLEAAGLVRRDRSPHDERSVLVTCTPRAEDLRHRAARVPAALLAATGLGMPEVARLRSELRGLAERAQEAAERAR, encoded by the coding sequence GTGACGAACCAGGAGACCGAGGGCTCGCTGCTGCTCGACGACCAACTGTGCTTCGCGCTGTACGCGGCCCAGCGCGCCGTGATGTCCGCGTACCGTCCGCTCCTCGACGAGCTCGGGCTCACCTACCCCCAGTACCTCGTCCTGCTGGTCCTGTGGGAGCGCGGCGAGACACCGGTCAAGGAGCTGGCAGCGGCCCTGCGCCTCGACTACGGGACGGTGTCCCCGCTGCTGAAGCGCCTGGAGGCGGCCGGCCTGGTGCGCCGCGACCGCTCGCCGCACGACGAACGCTCGGTGCTGGTCACCTGTACGCCCCGCGCCGAGGACCTCAGGCACCGCGCCGCGCGCGTCCCCGCCGCCCTCCTCGCCGCGACCGGCCTCGGCATGCCGGAGGTCGCCCGGCTGCGCTCGGAGCTGCGCGGTCTGGCGGAACGGGCCCAGGAGGCGGCGGAGCGAGCCCGCTGA
- a CDS encoding phospholipid carrier-dependent glycosyltransferase has protein sequence MTSTASSTDTRQDLAPHDQRPSWQQRLRRFGYPAHPAGPGSDAGGVVERLVPPYAEPSPRMWAALGIPRTLGDRIARWSGWGGPLLITLMAGVMRFWNLGSPKAVIFDETYYAKDAWAIVHRGFEVNWDKNANDLILRTGGHVPVPHDAAYVVHPPVGKYVIGLGELMFGFNPFGWRFMTALLGTLSVLLLCRIGRRLFRSTFLGCLAGALMAVDGLQFVMSRTALLDGVLMFFVVAAFGCLLIDRDRARAKLAAALPADADGRIRPDAHAAETTRLGWRPWRWAAGLLLGLAAGTKWNGLYILAAFCVMAVLWDVGSRRVAGARYPYAAVLRRDTGLAFLATVPVAIAVYLVSWIGWILSPADGSGGYFRNWAATDGRGGHWTFLPDWLRSLWHYEHEVYEFHVNLSSPHTYQSNPWSWIVDGRPVSFYYESPSPGTTGCPADAGEKCAREVLAIGTPVLWWAAAVALLYVLWRWFFRRDWRAGAIACGVAAGYLPWFLYQERTIFFFYAVVFIPFLCLAVAMLIGAIIGPPGSTDTRRVAGATGAGVLVLLIAWNFIYFWPLYTGTTIPIEQWRSRMWLDTWV, from the coding sequence GTGACCAGTACCGCGTCCTCCACGGACACCCGGCAGGACCTGGCCCCGCACGACCAGCGGCCGTCGTGGCAGCAGAGGCTGCGCCGATTCGGCTATCCGGCTCACCCGGCGGGGCCCGGAAGCGACGCCGGCGGCGTCGTCGAACGTCTGGTGCCGCCGTACGCGGAACCCAGCCCGCGCATGTGGGCGGCCCTCGGCATCCCGCGGACGCTCGGCGACCGCATCGCCCGCTGGTCGGGCTGGGGCGGTCCCCTGCTGATCACACTGATGGCGGGCGTGATGCGGTTCTGGAACCTGGGCAGCCCGAAGGCGGTGATATTCGACGAGACGTACTACGCCAAGGACGCGTGGGCGATCGTCCACCGCGGCTTCGAGGTCAACTGGGACAAGAACGCCAACGACCTGATCCTCAGGACAGGCGGCCACGTCCCCGTCCCGCACGACGCCGCCTACGTGGTGCATCCGCCGGTCGGCAAGTACGTCATCGGGCTCGGCGAGCTGATGTTCGGGTTCAACCCCTTCGGCTGGCGCTTCATGACCGCCCTGCTCGGCACCCTCTCCGTGCTCCTGCTGTGCCGGATCGGCCGCCGCCTGTTCCGCTCCACGTTCCTCGGCTGCCTGGCGGGCGCCCTGATGGCGGTGGACGGCCTGCAGTTCGTGATGAGCCGGACCGCGCTGCTGGACGGCGTGCTGATGTTCTTCGTGGTGGCCGCCTTCGGCTGCCTGCTGATCGACCGGGACAGGGCCCGCGCGAAACTCGCCGCCGCGCTCCCGGCGGACGCGGACGGCAGGATCCGCCCGGACGCGCACGCCGCGGAGACGACCCGCCTGGGATGGCGTCCCTGGCGCTGGGCGGCGGGCCTGCTCCTCGGCCTGGCGGCCGGCACCAAGTGGAACGGGCTGTACATCCTGGCCGCGTTCTGCGTGATGGCCGTGCTGTGGGACGTCGGCTCCCGCCGGGTGGCCGGCGCCCGGTACCCGTACGCGGCGGTGCTCAGGCGGGACACCGGCCTCGCCTTCCTGGCCACGGTCCCGGTCGCGATCGCCGTCTACCTGGTCTCCTGGATCGGCTGGATCCTCTCCCCGGCCGACGGCTCCGGCGGCTACTTCCGCAACTGGGCGGCGACCGACGGCAGGGGCGGCCACTGGACCTTCCTGCCGGACTGGCTGCGCAGCCTGTGGCACTACGAGCACGAGGTGTACGAGTTCCACGTCAACCTGTCCTCGCCGCACACCTACCAGTCCAACCCCTGGAGCTGGATCGTCGACGGCCGCCCGGTGTCGTTCTACTACGAGTCCCCCTCCCCCGGCACGACGGGCTGCCCGGCCGACGCCGGCGAGAAGTGCGCCCGCGAGGTCCTCGCCATCGGCACCCCGGTGCTGTGGTGGGCCGCCGCCGTCGCGCTGCTGTACGTGCTGTGGCGCTGGTTCTTCCGCCGCGACTGGCGCGCCGGCGCCATCGCCTGCGGCGTCGCGGCCGGCTACCTGCCCTGGTTCCTGTACCAGGAGCGCACGATCTTCTTCTTCTACGCCGTCGTGTTCATCCCGTTCCTCTGCCTCGCGGTCGCCATGCTGATCGGCGCGATCATCGGCCCACCCGGCTCCACGGACACCCGCCGAGTCGCAGGCGCCACAGGCGCAGGCGTCCTGGTCCTGCTGATCGCCTGGAACTTCATCTACTTCTGGCCCCTGTACACGGGCACGACGATCCCGATCGAGCAGTGGCGGTCGCGGATGTGGCTGGACACCTGGGTCTGA
- a CDS encoding penicillin-binding transpeptidase domain-containing protein, giving the protein MGNRRRVAERRKTRPAVVGGVIAVVVGGAGIGAYALYGGGASAEDQARSASAAGHHKPVKTGPLSATEVQTTAERFLTSWQRGRPAEAAAVTSDSAAATSLLTGYTKDAHLTNVTLTEGTPAGGKVPFSVKATVSYKGLSKPLAYGSALTVVRRTSDGKPVVDWHASVVHPDLKDGDTLVTGESGTPPVKALDRDGGEITAARYPSLGTVLDGLREKYGKTAGGKAGIELRVVRGTASKKAELSDKTLVELSKGTPGTVRTTLSPALQAAAEQQVAKQDKASVVVMRPSTGEILAVANSGHGFNTAFQGSLAPGSTMKIVTSTMLFEKGLVTPEASHPCPKTYKVAGWTFHNDDNSEIKQGTFKQSFGASCNNAFIDFAPKLSNSDLTTEAQQVYGLGMDNWAIGVPTFDGSVPVQSGAQMGASLIGQGGVRMNPLNMASVAATVQTGVFHQPYLVSPSVDHRTLAKASRTMSAKTQAELKEVMQYTAAYGTAAKAMAGLGPQAGAKTGSAEVDGQKKPNGWFTAYDGDLAAAGVVQAGGHGGDTAGPIVAALLKMGS; this is encoded by the coding sequence GTGGGCAACAGAAGGCGCGTCGCCGAGCGACGGAAGACGAGACCCGCCGTGGTCGGCGGAGTGATCGCCGTGGTCGTCGGCGGCGCCGGCATCGGCGCCTACGCGCTGTACGGCGGCGGTGCCTCGGCCGAGGACCAGGCACGGTCGGCGAGCGCGGCGGGCCACCACAAGCCGGTGAAGACCGGCCCGCTGTCGGCGACCGAGGTGCAGACGACGGCCGAGCGCTTCCTGACGTCCTGGCAGCGGGGCAGGCCGGCCGAGGCGGCGGCCGTGACGAGCGACTCCGCGGCGGCCACGTCCCTGCTGACCGGCTACACCAAGGACGCGCACCTCACGAACGTCACGCTGACCGAGGGCACGCCCGCCGGCGGCAAGGTCCCGTTCTCCGTCAAGGCGACGGTGTCGTACAAGGGCCTGAGCAAGCCGCTGGCGTACGGCAGCGCGCTGACCGTCGTCCGGCGCACGAGCGACGGGAAGCCGGTCGTGGACTGGCACGCCTCCGTCGTCCACCCCGACCTGAAGGACGGCGACACGCTGGTCACCGGCGAGTCCGGGACCCCGCCGGTGAAGGCCCTGGACCGGGACGGCGGCGAGATCACCGCCGCCAGGTACCCGTCGCTCGGCACCGTGCTGGACGGGCTGCGGGAGAAGTACGGCAAGACGGCGGGCGGCAAGGCGGGCATCGAGCTGCGCGTGGTCCGCGGCACGGCGTCGAAGAAGGCCGAGCTCTCCGACAAGACCCTCGTCGAACTGAGCAAGGGCACACCGGGCACGGTGAGGACGACGCTCAGTCCGGCCCTCCAGGCCGCCGCCGAGCAGCAGGTGGCCAAGCAGGACAAGGCCTCCGTCGTCGTGATGCGCCCGTCGACCGGCGAGATCCTCGCGGTGGCCAACAGCGGCCACGGCTTCAACACCGCCTTCCAGGGCTCCCTCGCCCCCGGCTCGACGATGAAGATCGTGACGTCGACGATGCTGTTCGAGAAGGGGCTCGTCACCCCGGAGGCGTCGCACCCCTGCCCCAAGACGTACAAGGTCGCCGGCTGGACGTTCCACAACGACGACAACTCCGAGATCAAGCAGGGCACGTTCAAGCAGAGCTTCGGGGCCTCCTGCAACAACGCCTTCATCGACTTCGCGCCGAAGCTGTCCAACAGCGACCTGACGACGGAGGCCCAGCAGGTCTACGGCCTCGGGATGGACAACTGGGCCATCGGCGTCCCGACGTTCGACGGCTCGGTCCCGGTGCAGAGCGGCGCGCAGATGGGCGCCTCGCTGATCGGGCAGGGCGGCGTGCGCATGAACCCGCTCAACATGGCGTCGGTGGCGGCCACCGTGCAGACGGGTGTCTTCCACCAGCCGTACCTGGTGTCCCCGTCGGTGGACCACCGCACGCTGGCGAAGGCGTCGCGCACGATGTCGGCGAAGACGCAGGCCGAGCTGAAGGAAGTCATGCAGTACACGGCGGCGTACGGCACCGCGGCCAAGGCGATGGCCGGCCTGGGTCCCCAGGCCGGCGCGAAGACCGGCTCCGCCGAGGTCGACGGGCAGAAGAAGCCCAACGGCTGGTTCACCGCCTACGACGGTGACCTCGCGGCCGCGGGCGTCGTCCAGGCGGGCGGCCACGGCGGCGACACGGCCGGCCCGATCGTGGCGGCCCTGCTGAAGATGGGCAGCTGA